The proteins below are encoded in one region of Vibrio tubiashii:
- the tssJ gene encoding type VI secretion system lipoprotein TssJ: MNIRFWVPLLALWLSGCSLWSEDLGQPRLVVNLSAATNINPNAEGKPSPVELRVYQLTKRNAFEQADFIQIYDDDQGILKSELAVVRQLPSLLPGESRQEVIPLGAGVQFIGVIAGFADYREAKNKVIYQPVIVHSAAINIEVDGINLTVSGEEE, encoded by the coding sequence ATGAATATTCGATTTTGGGTACCGCTGCTGGCGCTGTGGTTGTCTGGCTGCAGTTTATGGAGTGAGGACTTAGGGCAACCAAGGTTGGTCGTTAATCTGTCGGCGGCAACAAACATTAACCCGAATGCAGAAGGTAAACCTTCTCCAGTGGAGCTGCGAGTGTACCAACTCACCAAACGCAATGCGTTTGAGCAAGCGGATTTTATTCAAATCTATGACGACGATCAGGGGATCTTAAAGTCTGAGCTAGCGGTTGTGCGTCAATTACCAAGCTTGTTGCCAGGTGAATCGCGTCAGGAGGTTATTCCATTAGGGGCCGGCGTTCAATTCATCGGTGTCATTGCGGGATTCGCTGATTATCGCGAAGCAAAAAATAAGGTCATTTATCAACCTGTTATTGTCCATTCAGCGGCAATCAACATAGAAGTAGATGGCATCAATCTTACGGTGTCTGGGGAAGAAGAATAA
- a CDS encoding ABC transporter substrate binding protein, with protein sequence MKRLMGVLLWVTMSSFVQAKWPQWLGEPLRDNHSVEWEIKAQEGDVVFAPRAERPRVWVLISRKADSYDVALSTMLKVFRREMPNVSFRVFLLPATQQQLRTWTHAAEREAALIYSVGSRATVSLHEVYSGGKLPVISVNAKDPVLMGLTDNYQSSGNNFAYTSLNLPADITLNFLRRFRPSLTQIGVLYAKTNTSAYLTQYLPLKMEAEKQGVRVFPIEVDETQPGQTLEESMAAQTQAMRVGDDTFERSLLWLTGSSSLLSRIDEINQYSQRLPLLTAVPDAVNASAQSALMSVGVGFENNAHQAALYGLRILNEGVKPHSLPVGLLSPPDIAISFKQAERVNTPVPFVLLEMASDIYASDGSVVRSAGMSMEEHTP encoded by the coding sequence ATGAAGAGGTTGATGGGAGTTTTGCTGTGGGTGACGATGTCATCGTTCGTTCAGGCGAAATGGCCTCAGTGGTTGGGAGAGCCGCTCAGAGACAATCATTCGGTGGAGTGGGAAATAAAGGCTCAAGAGGGGGACGTTGTGTTCGCGCCGCGCGCAGAACGTCCGCGTGTCTGGGTGCTTATTTCACGCAAAGCGGACTCTTACGATGTGGCCCTCTCCACCATGCTAAAAGTCTTTCGTCGCGAGATGCCTAATGTCTCATTTCGAGTGTTCTTATTGCCAGCGACTCAGCAGCAGTTGCGAACGTGGACGCATGCGGCGGAACGCGAGGCGGCTCTGATTTACAGCGTGGGATCGCGGGCGACGGTGTCGCTTCATGAGGTTTATTCGGGCGGAAAACTGCCGGTGATCTCAGTTAATGCCAAAGATCCTGTCTTGATGGGGCTGACAGACAACTACCAAAGCAGTGGAAACAACTTTGCGTATACATCTTTAAACTTGCCAGCGGATATCACGCTTAACTTCTTACGTCGTTTCCGACCAAGCTTGACGCAAATAGGTGTGCTGTATGCCAAAACCAACACCAGTGCTTACTTGACCCAGTACCTACCACTGAAAATGGAAGCAGAAAAGCAAGGTGTGCGAGTTTTTCCTATTGAAGTGGATGAAACCCAACCCGGACAAACGCTAGAAGAAAGCATGGCAGCGCAAACGCAAGCCATGCGAGTTGGTGATGATACGTTTGAGCGTTCACTGCTTTGGTTAACTGGCAGTTCGAGTTTGCTCAGTCGGATCGATGAGATAAACCAGTATTCGCAGCGATTACCTTTGCTGACGGCAGTACCGGATGCGGTCAATGCCAGTGCGCAAAGTGCGTTAATGTCGGTTGGTGTCGGGTTTGAAAACAACGCACATCAAGCGGCGCTCTATGGTCTTCGCATTCTGAACGAAGGGGTAAAGCCTCATTCTTTACCTGTTGGACTCCTGTCCCCCCCTGATATTGCGATCAGTTTTAAACAAGCTGAGCGAGTCAACACCCCCGTACCATTCGTTTTGCTCGAAATGGCGAGTGATATCTACGCCAGTGATGGAAGTGTTGTGCGCTCTGCGGGCATGAGCATGGAGGAGCATACACCATGA
- a CDS encoding type VI secretion system-associated FHA domain protein codes for MPLSIRIISSPDGESIAEWNQAFPEDGGDIGRAFGNTLQLSDASREISGTHAIIRKNSRGYQIADNSTNGLFINGSDKPLGNGNQSTLSDGDVLDIGRYRLLVSCFVPDLAVVKSGLGAERHSPFGDDPFSQETPIVGEIPTEEVDEPEVVISTLDVVDDDPFVAHVPPPQQAAASLDLEFQSADEDPLAEAEVKAIFPPSEVSAARHPDLSTSVRPAAYALAELQHHDQRSQDRTDKALEMALTRLLSDISPTAMESMFDELSGNGFWSRKPKYWEMYKHYFHRQVDNRDWQVKFQAYFREALRLQRNLEGEK; via the coding sequence ATGCCTCTATCAATCAGAATAATCAGTTCTCCGGACGGTGAAAGCATTGCCGAGTGGAATCAAGCCTTTCCTGAAGACGGTGGTGATATCGGTCGTGCTTTCGGGAACACATTGCAGCTCAGTGATGCCAGTCGGGAAATTTCGGGAACGCATGCGATCATTCGCAAGAATTCGCGTGGGTACCAAATTGCCGACAACAGTACCAACGGGTTGTTTATCAATGGATCTGACAAGCCATTAGGGAATGGAAACCAATCGACTCTTAGCGATGGAGACGTGCTGGATATCGGTCGTTACCGCCTACTGGTGTCGTGTTTTGTTCCCGATCTTGCTGTTGTGAAATCTGGATTGGGAGCGGAGCGTCATTCCCCTTTTGGAGACGATCCGTTTAGTCAAGAGACTCCTATCGTTGGTGAGATCCCAACTGAAGAAGTGGATGAACCGGAGGTAGTGATCTCCACGTTGGATGTGGTTGATGACGATCCGTTTGTCGCCCATGTCCCTCCTCCTCAACAGGCGGCGGCGTCGTTAGATCTTGAGTTTCAATCTGCGGATGAGGACCCGCTTGCCGAGGCTGAGGTCAAGGCGATCTTCCCACCGTCGGAGGTGTCTGCTGCACGTCATCCGGATCTCAGCACATCTGTTCGCCCTGCAGCCTATGCGTTAGCGGAATTGCAACATCATGACCAACGTTCCCAAGACCGAACTGACAAAGCCTTAGAAATGGCGTTGACCCGTTTGTTGTCAGACATTTCACCTACTGCCATGGAGAGCATGTTTGATGAGCTGTCTGGTAACGGGTTTTGGTCTCGCAAGCCTAAGTATTGGGAGATGTACAAACATTACTTTCATCGTCAGGTCGACAATCGTGACTGGCAAGTGAAGTTTCAAGCGTACTTTCGAGAGGCGCTGCGTCTTCAGAGAAATTTAGAAGGGGAAAAGTGA
- a CDS encoding MFS transporter: MNTFKQYSRLMLGALLVLLSLMLIFVVGYAQALKSYQQQSRDAILAQTEAARIGIEQVLNSGVPLPDIAGLEKVLAPIADADSSVVDIRVISGQQELYRYTDESMLGSLVSIPLNNKFTQVGALEVMLSDHEIAKTIDGHFKPMLGLVLFLTAAFVFFVLRSANPKIYFTAFGGVFLAMSTSVFLMVGALYKSGLENKADSMANIVTQRLAPVLSAGIGYEQVSGIDRMLDSFRQSNPEVSSISVSQGNTMIAKSQARADSMAVESMAAFLVEDTKGSQVTVAFDPKALLAQLLKTLKNFAILFAGCAFICFAFVRLLCHSKAQSDNEAVLAKVKPLLLVTVLMESLMAPVLPQYLTQIAVESGASESWSSYFFTLYFVGFAATLLPVARLLEVWDIRKVLGSGIVLSSLGCLLLAYDSQLMTVLVARLISGVGQATIFIAVQGYILRCSDQSNKTQAAGIIVFCFNAGFISGAAIGALLADTVGVQGIFMLAVFVGGLMYLFALTLPSMAMQATKQGTLKENFTAMVKDASALMRVPSFMRTMLLVGIPTKMMLTGVVFFAVPILLSNAGVERESIGQVLMAYAFSVLFVSGKVSPMIDRVGSAKWALCLGSGVGAVSLILLSFSFRFEDITYLVLLATFAMLVMGISHGLINAPVVTHVVTSTQGANANSVASTYRFLERLGHVLGSIVVGALLTHLGHTWAFFTLSIFFGFAGATMWLLDRTPSMEGQS, encoded by the coding sequence TTGAACACGTTTAAGCAATACAGTCGCTTGATGCTTGGGGCGTTATTGGTCCTGTTGTCACTGATGTTGATCTTCGTCGTGGGCTATGCCCAGGCATTGAAAAGCTACCAACAACAAAGCCGAGACGCCATTCTAGCCCAAACGGAAGCGGCCAGAATCGGTATAGAGCAAGTGCTGAACTCTGGGGTCCCGCTGCCTGACATTGCGGGGTTAGAAAAAGTGTTGGCTCCCATCGCAGATGCCGATTCGTCAGTGGTCGATATCCGCGTGATCTCGGGACAACAAGAATTGTATCGCTATACCGATGAAAGCATGCTCGGAAGCTTGGTCAGCATCCCTTTGAACAACAAGTTTACACAGGTGGGAGCATTGGAAGTGATGCTCAGTGATCATGAGATTGCCAAGACAATTGATGGGCACTTCAAACCCATGCTGGGGTTGGTGCTCTTTTTGACCGCCGCGTTTGTGTTTTTTGTTCTTCGAAGTGCCAATCCTAAGATCTACTTTACCGCATTTGGCGGGGTGTTTTTGGCAATGTCCACGAGTGTATTTTTAATGGTGGGGGCTCTGTATAAGTCGGGTTTGGAGAACAAAGCCGACTCCATGGCCAACATCGTAACGCAGCGATTAGCGCCTGTATTGAGTGCTGGAATTGGGTACGAGCAAGTCAGCGGTATTGATCGAATGTTGGACAGTTTTCGTCAGTCCAATCCTGAAGTTTCATCCATCTCCGTGTCGCAAGGGAATACGATGATCGCCAAAAGTCAGGCTCGCGCCGATTCCATGGCTGTGGAGAGTATGGCTGCGTTTCTTGTGGAGGATACCAAAGGCAGCCAAGTTACGGTGGCCTTTGATCCCAAGGCATTGCTGGCTCAACTCCTGAAAACGCTGAAAAACTTTGCGATCTTGTTCGCTGGGTGTGCGTTCATCTGCTTTGCATTTGTGCGTTTGCTTTGTCACTCCAAGGCACAATCTGACAATGAGGCCGTGTTAGCAAAAGTGAAACCTTTGTTGCTTGTGACGGTATTGATGGAGTCATTGATGGCGCCCGTATTGCCGCAATATTTGACGCAGATAGCGGTGGAGAGTGGCGCGAGTGAAAGTTGGTCCTCGTACTTTTTCACCCTGTACTTCGTTGGATTTGCTGCGACATTACTGCCGGTGGCGCGATTACTCGAAGTGTGGGATATCCGCAAAGTGTTGGGGTCAGGGATCGTACTGTCGTCGCTAGGTTGCCTACTTTTGGCGTATGACTCTCAATTGATGACGGTGCTCGTGGCTCGTTTGATTTCGGGGGTGGGTCAAGCCACGATCTTCATTGCTGTGCAAGGGTATATCTTGCGCTGCAGCGATCAAAGCAACAAAACGCAAGCCGCCGGTATTATCGTGTTTTGCTTTAATGCGGGCTTTATTTCAGGCGCCGCAATTGGTGCGCTCTTGGCGGACACTGTTGGGGTTCAGGGCATCTTCATGTTGGCGGTGTTTGTTGGGGGGTTAATGTATCTGTTCGCGTTGACTCTCCCTTCGATGGCGATGCAAGCCACAAAGCAGGGGACGTTAAAAGAAAACTTCACCGCCATGGTCAAAGATGCGTCAGCACTGATGCGAGTCCCTTCGTTTATGCGCACAATGTTGCTGGTAGGGATCCCGACCAAAATGATGCTCACAGGTGTCGTGTTTTTTGCCGTACCTATCTTGTTATCGAATGCCGGCGTAGAGCGAGAGAGCATCGGTCAAGTATTGATGGCGTACGCTTTTTCCGTGTTATTTGTTAGCGGCAAGGTGTCACCGATGATAGACCGAGTAGGCTCGGCGAAATGGGCGCTGTGTCTTGGCAGTGGCGTCGGTGCTGTCTCACTTATTTTGTTGTCTTTTTCTTTCCGTTTTGAAGACATAACGTATCTGGTTTTACTTGCCACGTTTGCGATGTTAGTCATGGGGATTTCCCACGGATTGATCAACGCCCCTGTTGTGACGCACGTAGTGACGTCGACTCAGGGCGCGAATGCGAACTCAGTCGCGTCAACGTATCGCTTTCTTGAACGACTCGGACATGTTTTGGGATCCATTGTTGTTGGAGCACTGCTGACTCATTTGGGACACACTTGGGCGTTTTTCACCTTATCGATCTTCTTCGGATTCGCCGGGGCGACGATGTGGCTTCTTGATCGAACGCCAAGCATGGAGGGGCAGTCATGA
- a CDS encoding substrate-binding periplasmic protein gives MRIVIFLLLIIGSSSQSAWAFSRPDRLLLATQEWFPYQYQENGVMKGPGIDKVKCVMRHLDQPYQLTMTKWDRAQLMTEVGSQHGFFLASHNSKRDEYAEYSAPLEEQNWSWFSLSDSTEVDSAMFKSQIKVAALFGSNKWFWLQKNGYRVSKKPRTPKALIELLLNGEVGAILGNDAVIDETIKKMGVSYRAISRTRVQSQSLGVYFSKAFIKRYPRFLAEFNDAAEQCR, from the coding sequence ATGAGAATCGTCATATTTCTGCTGCTAATCATTGGAAGTAGCAGTCAATCGGCGTGGGCGTTCAGTCGACCAGACCGTTTACTGCTCGCAACGCAAGAGTGGTTTCCCTACCAGTATCAAGAGAACGGGGTAATGAAAGGCCCAGGGATCGATAAAGTAAAATGCGTAATGCGCCATCTGGATCAGCCCTATCAACTGACCATGACCAAATGGGACCGCGCGCAACTGATGACTGAAGTTGGGTCTCAACATGGTTTTTTCTTGGCTTCACACAACAGCAAACGCGATGAGTATGCTGAGTACTCCGCACCTTTGGAAGAGCAGAATTGGAGTTGGTTTTCTCTGTCGGATTCGACGGAGGTCGACAGTGCGATGTTCAAGTCTCAAATCAAGGTGGCGGCGTTGTTTGGCTCGAACAAATGGTTTTGGTTACAGAAAAACGGCTATCGCGTCAGTAAAAAACCAAGAACCCCTAAAGCGTTGATTGAGTTACTGCTCAACGGCGAAGTCGGTGCCATCTTAGGAAATGACGCCGTGATCGACGAAACCATCAAAAAAATGGGCGTTAGCTACCGAGCCATATCCCGTACTCGTGTTCAGTCCCAGTCTTTGGGGGTGTACTTTTCCAAAGCCTTTATCAAGCGATATCCCCGTTTTCTGGCGGAGTTTAATGACGCGGCCGAACAGTGCCGTTAG
- a CDS encoding D-alanine--D-alanine ligase family protein has protein sequence MTQPVFSKSQLEWIRHNLTVAVIHGGDKARAESFIFENLSPRSTKTYEPVAHDIANALRESGFQHVEVLAEDIDLAQQLKDKAIDLVITNSGGLQGFDSMCHLPSTLEMLGVPYVGHSPMTAGILDNKHLFKHEIHAAGLPTTPFITIGIDERFEDDVKQSAIDQIEAQFSDGFIVKPVSGRASIHVYPVFSREALAGVVEKVRAATGNTVMIEPFLGGREFVVAVAGEFIFKSGQLTQSDTPLAFSITERVLGEDEPIFTSMDVKPITQDRLIAVTDEPLRSELAAIGQKIYRQLGLQTLVRVDLRMDSTGKVYVLETNPKPDLKRPQGDNVSLVCHDLAREGMDYTDLVQSLVFNRLSFLKQKRPMALAHCLTAQFDALQE, from the coding sequence ATGACGCAACCTGTTTTTTCTAAGTCACAACTGGAATGGATTCGACACAACCTCACTGTCGCCGTGATCCACGGTGGGGACAAAGCGCGCGCGGAGAGCTTTATTTTCGAGAACTTAAGCCCGCGTTCAACTAAGACGTACGAACCTGTGGCGCACGATATCGCGAATGCTCTTCGAGAATCGGGTTTTCAACATGTGGAGGTATTGGCTGAGGACATTGATCTTGCTCAGCAGTTGAAAGACAAAGCCATTGACTTAGTGATCACCAATAGCGGTGGACTTCAGGGATTTGATTCGATGTGTCATCTGCCATCCACATTGGAGATGTTGGGCGTCCCTTACGTCGGACATTCGCCAATGACGGCAGGCATATTGGATAACAAACACCTCTTTAAGCATGAGATCCACGCCGCGGGATTACCGACGACACCTTTTATTACTATAGGCATTGACGAACGCTTCGAGGATGACGTCAAGCAAAGCGCGATTGACCAAATTGAGGCGCAGTTTTCGGACGGGTTTATCGTAAAGCCTGTGTCTGGGAGAGCGTCGATCCATGTTTACCCGGTCTTTTCGAGAGAGGCCTTGGCAGGGGTGGTCGAGAAAGTGCGTGCAGCGACGGGGAACACGGTGATGATCGAACCCTTTCTCGGCGGTCGTGAATTTGTGGTGGCGGTGGCAGGCGAGTTCATTTTCAAGTCTGGTCAGCTTACACAGTCGGATACACCGCTGGCTTTTTCTATCACTGAGCGTGTGCTTGGCGAGGACGAGCCGATTTTTACGTCTATGGACGTAAAACCCATCACCCAAGATCGTCTGATTGCGGTCACCGACGAACCTCTGCGTAGTGAACTGGCAGCGATTGGGCAGAAAATCTACCGCCAATTGGGTCTTCAAACGCTGGTTCGCGTTGATTTACGTATGGATAGCACAGGCAAAGTGTACGTTTTGGAAACGAATCCAAAGCCGGATCTTAAACGCCCTCAAGGGGACAACGTCAGTTTGGTATGCCATGACTTAGCCCGTGAAGGCATGGACTACACAGATCTCGTCCAGTCACTGGTCTTCAATCGTCTGTCTTTCTTAAAACAGAAAAGACCGATGGCGTTGGCTCACTGCCTAACGGCGCAATTTGATGCTTTGCAGGAGTAA
- the tssH gene encoding type VI secretion system ATPase TssH, with product MINIELQSLVKRLTPALKNALESAAGECVSHTHFSIEPEHWFLLLLQQSKGWDAALQQASLSKAQILERCHAHLTGLPRGNDSSPALSPELVELLKDAWMLASLNNQQSVVNEYHVLMVLKQRMEQSTYNGVLSGWVTMLSSEWLRQQALAANTPSPISETSESMVSARGDSTTPALDKYSQNLTEAARSRTLDPITGRGDEIRKAIDILCRRRQNSPILVGDPGVGKTAIVEGLAQEIVNGNVPPALENVELRSLDLSLLQAGASIKGEFENRLKDVINEIKQSPTPIIMFIDEAHTLIGAGGAAGQNDAANILKPALARGEFRSLAATTWAEYKQYFESDAALTRRFQVVSVDEPSAEDAVHMLRGVKRSLEKHHSVKVMQQAIDAAVSLSIRYLPERKLPDKAISLLDTACSRIGLSQSATPRQMEAVAEQIRYTRNEIDTLSHEAALWSMDDPRLAAAKQRLTTLEAEHEAIESRWNEERDLVTSILELQTRLDEELQDQGEITSNELRDTLSEKMAALAELQGEQPLVLPQVTAQTIAEVVALWTGIPVGNMLSQEVERMMALESHIGERVIGQITPIAELSQAIRLSRAGLTDPRKPVGVFLMCGPSGVGKTETALALTDLLYGGERNITTINMTEFKEAHKVSMLLGSPAGYVGYGKGGVLTEAVRKNPYSVLLLDEMEKAHPSVHDIFYQIFDKGAISDSEGRHVDFRNTIIIMTSNAADSAVVDACSEERPDVPSLTHTIFPELQKHFKPAFLGRATIVPYFPLNDDEMAKIAALSLQRIRQRVDEHYGASFDYDPQVIEQLVHLNESPETGARAIEQIINRQLMPNLANQCIQRMSENQPVEAVHVGVDSNGLFDIRIQ from the coding sequence ATGATCAACATTGAACTGCAGAGCTTGGTTAAAAGGCTGACACCAGCGTTAAAAAACGCTTTAGAGTCAGCCGCTGGTGAATGTGTCAGCCATACTCATTTCTCGATAGAGCCAGAACATTGGTTCTTGCTGTTGCTGCAGCAAAGTAAAGGATGGGATGCGGCGTTGCAACAAGCATCCTTATCGAAAGCTCAAATCCTCGAGCGTTGTCATGCTCATTTAACAGGGTTACCTCGTGGGAATGACTCGTCCCCCGCGCTGTCACCAGAGTTGGTTGAGTTACTGAAAGATGCTTGGATGTTAGCCTCGCTGAACAATCAACAATCGGTTGTCAACGAGTATCACGTTCTCATGGTGCTTAAACAGCGAATGGAACAGAGCACTTACAATGGTGTCTTGAGTGGCTGGGTGACAATGTTATCGTCAGAGTGGTTGCGCCAGCAGGCTTTGGCGGCCAATACGCCCAGTCCAATCTCGGAGACGTCCGAAAGCATGGTCTCAGCCCGTGGTGATTCCACCACGCCGGCTTTGGACAAGTACTCGCAAAATTTAACGGAGGCCGCACGAAGCAGAACGTTAGACCCGATCACGGGGCGTGGTGATGAAATTCGTAAGGCGATTGACATCTTGTGCCGTCGACGTCAAAACAGCCCCATCTTAGTCGGTGATCCCGGTGTGGGAAAAACCGCTATCGTTGAAGGATTGGCACAAGAAATTGTCAATGGCAATGTCCCGCCTGCGCTCGAGAATGTTGAGCTGCGAAGCCTTGATCTATCCCTACTCCAAGCGGGTGCGAGCATTAAGGGGGAATTCGAGAATCGCTTAAAAGATGTCATCAATGAAATTAAGCAATCGCCGACACCGATCATCATGTTTATTGATGAGGCACACACGCTGATTGGCGCCGGAGGCGCTGCAGGTCAAAACGATGCGGCGAACATTCTTAAACCAGCCCTGGCTCGGGGGGAATTTCGCTCTTTAGCGGCGACGACGTGGGCGGAGTACAAACAGTACTTTGAATCGGATGCGGCACTGACGCGACGCTTTCAAGTCGTGTCTGTTGACGAGCCGAGTGCTGAGGATGCGGTGCATATGCTACGCGGCGTTAAACGAAGCTTGGAAAAGCACCACAGTGTCAAAGTGATGCAGCAAGCCATTGATGCGGCTGTGTCGTTGTCTATCCGTTATTTACCCGAACGCAAGTTGCCGGACAAGGCGATCAGTTTGTTGGACACTGCGTGTTCACGAATTGGGTTAAGCCAAAGTGCCACTCCACGTCAAATGGAGGCGGTGGCAGAGCAAATTCGCTATACCCGCAATGAAATTGACACGCTATCGCATGAAGCGGCCTTATGGTCGATGGATGACCCTCGATTAGCGGCGGCAAAGCAGCGGTTGACCACCTTAGAGGCTGAACATGAGGCCATTGAATCACGCTGGAATGAGGAGCGTGATTTAGTGACGTCAATCCTCGAATTGCAAACTCGTCTGGATGAGGAGCTGCAAGATCAGGGCGAGATCACGTCCAATGAACTAAGAGACACGCTATCTGAGAAAATGGCGGCATTGGCCGAACTGCAAGGCGAGCAGCCATTGGTTCTGCCTCAGGTGACGGCACAGACGATCGCGGAGGTGGTTGCACTGTGGACTGGGATCCCTGTCGGCAACATGTTAAGCCAAGAGGTCGAGCGAATGATGGCGCTTGAGTCACACATTGGTGAACGTGTTATTGGCCAGATCACCCCAATTGCTGAGTTGTCACAGGCGATACGTCTTTCGCGAGCGGGATTAACGGATCCGCGCAAGCCTGTCGGTGTGTTCTTAATGTGTGGACCTAGTGGGGTCGGCAAAACCGAGACGGCGTTGGCTTTAACTGATTTGCTGTATGGGGGCGAGCGTAATATCACCACCATTAACATGACGGAGTTTAAGGAAGCGCATAAGGTCTCGATGCTGCTGGGCTCGCCAGCAGGCTATGTTGGATACGGAAAAGGAGGCGTCTTGACGGAAGCGGTACGCAAAAACCCTTACTCAGTACTCCTGCTGGATGAAATGGAAAAAGCGCACCCAAGTGTGCATGACATCTTCTATCAAATCTTTGATAAAGGGGCGATTTCAGACAGCGAAGGTCGCCATGTCGATTTTCGCAACACCATTATCATCATGACCTCAAACGCCGCGGACAGTGCCGTCGTGGATGCTTGCTCAGAAGAGCGACCTGACGTTCCTTCTCTGACTCACACGATCTTTCCTGAACTGCAAAAACACTTTAAGCCAGCGTTTTTAGGTCGAGCAACGATTGTGCCTTATTTCCCACTCAATGACGACGAAATGGCAAAGATCGCGGCGTTATCTCTTCAGCGAATTCGCCAGCGTGTTGATGAACACTACGGGGCGAGCTTTGATTACGACCCACAAGTGATTGAGCAGTTAGTTCATCTGAATGAGTCCCCGGAAACAGGGGCGCGAGCCATTGAACAAATCATCAATCGTCAATTGATGCCTAACTTGGCGAATCAATGCATTCAACGCATGAGCGAGAACCAACCGGTGGAAGCGGTACATGTTGGTGTCGACAGCAATGGCTTGTTCGACATTCGCATTCAATAA
- a CDS encoding type VI secretion system baseplate subunit TssG encodes MQESIVSRLTSGGFAGQLEKAWQMFKHQAHLAGQRPEVRFKAEVLPAYYQTQVSQVTSDRAGTFIVSTSVAALSGNGGAMPRAMYSGALSARFERGDEAACDFFDTFNNRYYRLHCETEQKHDLAYQVEEEHFHWNQHRQSMTGMLSSLAGQTGEMRAIPEDHLVQYTGLLGLKLTCPLALKALLEDYFDAEFDIARSGLEYLPLTECSLTQIGQSGQNQQLGIGALAGKSTPMLGHKLAIKICPRNYAHYLAIRHDEKMIHAIDHMVRSYMGVNTKFALYMKVRSQYLPRVTLSSDHQKALRIGQSAWMDNQSTQPQFVEMPLAKS; translated from the coding sequence GTGCAAGAGTCTATTGTAAGTCGATTGACCTCGGGTGGCTTCGCGGGTCAGTTGGAAAAGGCGTGGCAGATGTTCAAGCATCAAGCGCATCTGGCGGGGCAACGACCTGAAGTCAGGTTCAAAGCCGAAGTTCTTCCTGCCTATTACCAGACTCAGGTGTCTCAAGTCACGTCTGACCGAGCTGGGACATTCATCGTGTCAACTTCGGTTGCTGCGTTGTCTGGCAATGGAGGAGCGATGCCCCGAGCGATGTACAGCGGCGCGCTCTCAGCGCGATTTGAACGGGGGGACGAAGCCGCCTGTGATTTCTTTGACACGTTTAACAACCGCTATTACCGCCTGCATTGTGAGACCGAACAAAAACACGATCTGGCCTATCAAGTTGAAGAAGAGCACTTCCATTGGAACCAACACCGTCAGTCGATGACGGGCATGCTGTCTTCACTGGCTGGTCAGACGGGAGAGATGCGCGCTATACCCGAAGATCACTTGGTGCAATACACCGGACTGCTTGGGCTGAAGCTGACGTGTCCGCTCGCTTTGAAAGCGTTGCTGGAGGACTATTTTGACGCGGAGTTTGATATCGCCCGAAGTGGACTAGAGTACCTCCCTCTTACGGAATGTTCGTTAACCCAAATTGGGCAGAGTGGTCAGAATCAACAGCTTGGGATAGGTGCGTTGGCAGGGAAGAGTACACCGATGCTCGGACACAAACTCGCGATCAAAATTTGTCCCAGAAACTACGCCCATTACCTTGCCATTCGGCATGACGAGAAAATGATACATGCGATTGATCATATGGTGCGCAGTTACATGGGGGTCAATACCAAGTTTGCTTTGTACATGAAAGTGCGAAGCCAGTACCTGCCGCGAGTCACGCTCTCTTCCGACCATCAGAAAGCACTGCGAATAGGGCAGTCTGCGTGGATGGACAATCAATCAACCCAACCACAGTTTGTGGAAATGCCACTGGCGAAAAGTTAG